The Catenulispora sp. GP43 genome includes the window CCGACCCCGGCCACCTCGTCGGCGAACCCGCGCACCTTCGTGAGCAGCGGGTCGGTCGTCTTCTCGAAGTTCTCCTTGTACTGACTCGCCGCCGCCTTGGCCTCCTCGCGGACGCTGGCCTGCGGGTCGTCCTCGCGCCGCGGGTAGGTGCCGCCCATCACCCGCTGGTAGTCCCCGGCCTCGACCCAGCGGGTCAGCTCCAGGGCGCGGATCGAGGTGTACGGGTGGGTGCGCTCGCGCAGGCTCATCAGCTTCAGGATCGACTCGCGCATGCCGCCGCCGCCCTCGTGCTCGCGGGCCTGCTCCAGGAACGCGATCGGGTTCATCTCGGCCAGGTGCGAGCCGCCGGCCAGCTTCATCAGGGAGCGCATGGCGGCGTCCAGGTCCTGCTCGACCAGCAGACCGGCGCGGTCGCAGGACAGTTCGGCCTTGCGGAACCACTCCAGCAGGGCGTTGATGAACATGTCGATGCCCCACTTGCCGATCGGCATCCAGGCCAGCTTCGTGGCGAAGTTGGTCAGCCAGAACAGCATCGTGCGGTAGACGGCGTGCCCGGACAGCACGTGGCCGGCCTCGTGGCCGACGACGAAGCGCATCTCCTCCTCGTCCATCAGCTCGTACAGCCCGGTCGTCAGCACGATCGTCGGGCGGTCCATGCCGATGGTGAAGGCGTTCGGGACCGGGTTCTGGACCACGTACATCTCCGGCATGAAGCCGATGTCCAGCACGTCGACCGCGTCCTCGAGCATCGTCTGCAGCCGCGGGAACTGCAGATCGCCGACCTTGACGCCGTCGGCCAGCAGCGACAGCCGGATCTTGCGCTCGTCGATGAACCCGGACAGCTTGCGCAGCAGCATGTCGAAGCCCTCGATCTTGCGCAGCGCGACCAGCGCCGTGCGGTCCGAGGGGTGTTCGTAGGCCCGGGAGCTGATGCCGGGGAACCGTTGGCGGTTCCGCTCCGGCGTGTTCTCAGAACCTTCGCGATCCGGCATACAGGAACCCCCTTGTAGACGTTTCAGTAGCTCACAGTAGACCCGGCACGGCCCCTGCGGGACGCTCCCGTGACTGCCGGCGGAGCTCTCCCCATAGGGACGCGTGGACCTGCCAATGAGTTCCCTATAAGCCCGGCGTAGTGTGGACGTTATGCATGCCGCTCACACGATCTTCCTGGCGACTGCCAGCCCGTTCCCCCAGCAGACCGCCGCGCACACCGCGGGCTGGCTGAGGTGGTTCATCCTGGGCGCGGTGATCCTGGTCGCGCTGCTCGCGTGGGCGTGTCTGCGCGGCTACCGGAATCACGACTCCGAGGGCGAGTAGCCCGCGCGGCTGACGTGCCCGCCATAGCGGGCACCCTGCCGGGATTCCGCTACCCGGCACCCCCTATGCTGACGTCCATGTCCGCAATCTCCTCCGCCACGCAGGCCGCGCACGCCCTCCTCGCCGAGGGGGCCGCCACGCCTGAGAAGACGCACAACGGCATCAACCCGCCGCTGAACGGCGCCATCGTCCTCGTGGTCCTGCTCATCCTGCTGTTCGTGACCACGCGTCTGAACAGGGATCGGTAGTCCCACCACCCCGGTCCGACCGGGTAGGGTGACGCGCCATGACCTCTCATCCGACGCCCGAGCCGCAGGCCGCCGGGGCGACCCGCCGGCGCCGCACGCGGCTGGGCGTGATGGGCGGCACCTTCGACCCCGTGCACCACGGCCACCTGGTCGCGGCCAGCGAGGTCGCGAGCCTGTTCGGGCTCGACGAGGTGGTGTTCGTCCCGACCGGTGAGCCCTGGCAGAAGTCCGAGCGCCGGGTGTCCGCGGCCGAGGACCGGTACCTGATGACGGTGATCGCCACCGCCTCCAATCCCCGGTTCTCGGTGAGCCGCGTCGACATCGACCGCGGCGGGCCCACGTACACCATCGACACCCTGCGGGAGCTGTCGGCCGAGCGCGGCCCGGACACCGACCTGTTCTTCATCACCGGCGCGGACGTGCTGGAGCAGATCTTCTCGTGGCACAACGCCAAGGAGCTGTTCGACCTCGCGCACTTCATCGGCGTCACCCGTCCGGGCCACCAGCTGGCCGACCCGGGCCTGCCGCCGGGGAAGGCCTCGCTGGTGGAGGTGCCGGCCATGGCGATCTCCTCCACCGGCTGCCGCGAGCGGGTCCGGCACGGGGAGCCGGTCTGGTACCTGGTGCCCGACGGCATCGTCCAGTACATCAACAAGCGGGGGCTCTATCGGGACACCCCTGGGACAGGGACGGCATGAGCTGGCCGGGGGAGAACGATCCGCCGAGCGGCGGCGGAGGAGGACGCGGCCGGCGGCGGCGCGCCGACAGCCCTCCGGAGGACCCGTATCAGACCGCGCAGAGCCAGGGGCCCAACGCCGGACGGCACGGTTCGGGGGAGTACGAGCGGCCCGCTGAGTACGTGGCCCGGGCCGAGCAGGAGGCCGCGGCGTACGACCAGTACGGCGGCTACGCGGATCCGGCTTACCAGCAGCCGCAGTACCAGCAAGATCCGTACCAGCAGGGCGCGTACCAGCAGGGCGCGTACCAACAGGGCGGGTATCAGCAGTACCAAGCCCAGGACTCGTATCAGGCGCAGGATCCCTACCCGGCGCAGGATCCCTACCAGCCGCAGGATCCTTACCAAACGCAGTCGTACGGATACGGGAGCGCCTATCCCGAAGCGCCTGCCCAGTACCAGAACCTCGACTCCTCGGGTTTCTATCAGCCCACCTACCAGGGTTCCCAAGCTCCCCCGGTTCCCCAGGCCCCGCAGGCTCCGCAGACTCCGTCCTACGAGCAGTTCCCCCAGCAGCCCGCCTATGAGGACCCGTCCGTCCAGCGTGTCTCGGCGTTCCCGACGATGCCGGAGCCGGTCGCCGGCTTCGTGCCGGACCCCGAGCCGATACTGACACCGGCACCGGCGCGTGCCGCCGCGGCCGAGCCCGAGTTCGAGACCAGGACCGAATCCGACGACACCGGCGAGCCCGAGGGCGAGCTGAACAACTGGCTCCAGTTCGTCGGCAGCGACGACCGCCGCGTCGAGCGCGCCCGGCGCCGCCGCGTCCAGCTGATCTCGCTGGCCGCCGCGCTGGTGCTGCTGGTGGGCGGCGGCGCGTGGGTCCTGTTCAGCGGCGGCGGCGGGGTGAAGGCGACCGAGACCACGGTCCTGTTCCAGGTCAAGGACCCCAACGGCAACGCGGTCGGCAACGTGGTGCTGGTCGCGGACAAGAACGAGGTGGCCGGCAAGAGCGACGCGGCCGGCCGGGGTGCGGCGGTGCTGATCCCCTCCGAGCTGAGCGTGGAGTCCGCGGCGCTGGACAGCCAGCCGTTCGGCGGCGCCATGCCCAACACCGCGCCGGCCGGCAAGGACGCGCTGACCACGCTGCTCGGCGTGAACGTGGACGGCGTCTGGTCGATGGACGGGCTGACCTTCGCGGCGCTGCTGAACAACCTGATCGGCGTGACCGTCACCGTGGACCCGGCCTCGGCCGCCGCGGTGCTCGACCCGAGCGGCAAGCCGCTGTTCCAGGCCGGCCCGCAGGACATGACCGGCGACAAGGCCGCCTACTACGCCACCTACAAGCCCAAGGGCGAGTCCCCGGACAAGCAGCTGGCCCGCTTCGGCCAGGTCGTGCAGGCCATGCTGGCCAAGATCCCGCACCAGGCGAGCACCACCACTGCGGTGCTCAACAGCCTGGCCGCGGTCCCGGACCCGGCGCTGCCCAACGACAAGCTGGCCGCGATCCTGACCGCGCTGGGCACCGAGGAGCAGGGCGGCCGGTTCTCCGAGCAGCCGCTGCCGGTGCGCTCCGACGGTACCGGGGTGATGGACCTGGACAAGGCGTCCGCGGTGGTCAAGAACCTGCTGGACGGCGCGTCCAAGGCCAAGGACAACGGCGGCCTGACCCGGGTCTCGGTGGCCGACGGCACCGGCCGCATGGACACCGTCTCCAGCCGCGCGATGGCCGAGTCCAAGCTCGTCGGCGGCGGCTACACCCCGGTGGACCAGGGCGTGACGGCGCAGACGCCGAGCACCTACGTGATGGTGCCGTCCCAGGGGGCGACGTCGCTCGGCGACCAGGTGGCGCTGGCGCTGGGGCTGCCGGACAGCGCGGTGCGGGTCACGCCGTTCGACACCACGCTCACCGACGCCCGGGTGGTGCTCGGCGCGGACTGGACGCAGCTCGGGCAGGTGCCGGCCGACCAGCCGACCACGCCGGACAGCCCGGCCGACAGCGGCGCCGGCACGGCGTCGGCGCCCGGTGACACCTCCGCCACCGGCGGCGGGCCGACCGACGGGACCAAGGGCAGCACCGGACCCGCCACGCACCGTCCGACCTCGACGGGATCCTCGGCGGGCTGACCGTCCCGCCGCCGCGCCGGGAAACCCGGGCCCGGTGCCCCGGCGCGCATGAGATCCTGGTAACCGCCCAGCAAGCGACCACGAACGGAAGAACTACATGACCGCAACCGACCGCGCCAGGGAGCTCGCCATCGCGGCGGCCCAAGCGGCGTCCGACAAGGTGGCCGACGACATCGTCGCGTACGACGTGAGCGACGTGTTCGTGATCACCGACGCCTTCGTCCTGGCCTCCGCCAACAGCGACCGCCAGGTGCGCGCGATCGTCGACGGCATCGAGGAGCGGCTGCTGGAGATCGGCGCCAAGCCGGCACGGCGCGAGGGCGAGCAGGAGGGCCGCTGGGTCCTGCTGGACTACATCGACATCGTGGTGCACGTCCAGCACGCCGAGGAGCGGACGTACTACTCGCTCGAACGGCTCTGGAAGGACTGCCCGCTCATCGAGCTGCCGGAGTCGGTGACGAACGGCCGCAGCGAGCGGCCGGCCGGCGCGGCCGCAGCGGTCGCCGGCCAGGCCGAGGACGTCGCGCCCGAGGACGACGGCGCCGAGGAGTTCGACGAGGAGTTCGACGCCGACGACCTCGCCGGCGGTCCGGGCGCGTGACCGGGAACCAGGACCGTGACCAGGACCGGGGCGGGGGCATAGGGGCTGGCGTAGAGGCTGGCGCCTCGGCCCCGGACGGCCCGGTGCCGGCCGAGGCCCCGCCCTCCGGCATGGACCGGGCCGCGCACAAGCCCGGCTCCCGCCAGATCGTGCTCTGGCGCCACGGCCGCACCGCCTGGAACCTCGAGGGCCGCTTCCAGGGCCAGACCGACATCCCCCTGGACGAGGTCGGCCTGGCGCAGGCCGAGCGCGCCGCGCGGGTCCTGGCGGGCCTGGGCCCCAGCGCCATCGTGGCCTCCGACCTGATCCGTGCCGCCCGCACCGCCGAGACCCTGGCCCGCCTCACCGACCTGCCGGTCAGCCTCGACGAGGGCCTGCGCGAAACCTACGCCGGCCGCTGGCAGGGCCTGAACGACGACGAGATCATCGCCCGCTTCCCCGAGGAGTTCGCCTCCTTCCGCCGCGGCGAGCCCATCCGCCGCGGCGGCGGCGAGCTGGAGGTCGAGGTCGCCGACCGCGTGGTCCCGGCGATCCTGCGCGGCCTGGAGAAGGTCCCGCCCGGCGGCACCCTGGTGGTGGCCACCCACGGCGGCGCGGCGCGCGTTGCGCTCGGCCGCATGCTGGGGCTGTCGAGCGAGATGTGGAGCGCGCTGGGCGGGCTGTCGAACTGCTGCTGGTCCATCCTCGGCGAGGCCCGCCGCGGCTGGCGGCTGCTGGAGCACAACGCCGGCACGCTGCTGGAGCCGGTGATCGGCGACGACGAGTAGGACGCGCCGGGGCGGGCGGGCAGGCCGGCACTCCGGGGCGTTGATCGTTCCGCTGCCGGATCGGTCGCCGGCCCCCGCCACCCCCGCGCGCACCCCGCCGATCCGCTGTCGAAGCCACGCCGGCCGGCCCGCTGCCCGCGCCGCATGCCAGCGCGCTGCCCGCGCCGCGCGCCAGCCCCCGCCGCCACCGCCCGCCGCCACCGCCCGCCGGGCCCACATCGCGGTCGCCCGAAGCCGCCCCCGCCCGCGCCCCACTACCGTCCTCGGCATGCCGGCCCCCGAACTCCGTCCCGCGACCACCGCCGACCTCGACGCGGTCCTGGCCTTCTGGCAGCTGGCCGCCGAGGACGCGCACCGTCCCGCCGACAGCGTCCGCGCGCTCGAAGCCCTCGTCGTCCGCGACCCCGAGGCGCTGATCCTCGCCGTCGACCCCGCCACCGCCGACCTGCTCGGCACCGTCATCGCCGGCTGGGACGGCTGGCGCTGCCACTTCTACCGCCTCGCCGTCCACCCCGGCCACCGCCGCGCGGGCATCGGCCGCCTGCTGGTGGCCGCCGCCGAGGCCCGCTTCCGCGCGCTCGGCGGCACCCGCGCCGACGCCATGGTCCTCGACGAGAACGATCTCGCCCACCATGCCTGGCGCTCCGGCGGCTACGCGCCCCAGCCCGAGTGGTCCCGCTGGGTCAAGCCCCTGTGAGCCGATGGATATTTGCGGCACCCTGGAAGCGTGACGGCTGAGATCTTCCATCCCGAGACCTACACCCGCGCCGTCCCCTACGACCGCTTCGCCGAGCTGCGCCGCACCGCGCCGGTCTGCTGGATCGAGGAGCCGGCGGTCGGCGCGTGGCCGG containing:
- a CDS encoding LCP family protein translates to MSWPGENDPPSGGGGGRGRRRRADSPPEDPYQTAQSQGPNAGRHGSGEYERPAEYVARAEQEAAAYDQYGGYADPAYQQPQYQQDPYQQGAYQQGAYQQGGYQQYQAQDSYQAQDPYPAQDPYQPQDPYQTQSYGYGSAYPEAPAQYQNLDSSGFYQPTYQGSQAPPVPQAPQAPQTPSYEQFPQQPAYEDPSVQRVSAFPTMPEPVAGFVPDPEPILTPAPARAAAAEPEFETRTESDDTGEPEGELNNWLQFVGSDDRRVERARRRRVQLISLAAALVLLVGGGAWVLFSGGGGVKATETTVLFQVKDPNGNAVGNVVLVADKNEVAGKSDAAGRGAAVLIPSELSVESAALDSQPFGGAMPNTAPAGKDALTTLLGVNVDGVWSMDGLTFAALLNNLIGVTVTVDPASAAAVLDPSGKPLFQAGPQDMTGDKAAYYATYKPKGESPDKQLARFGQVVQAMLAKIPHQASTTTAVLNSLAAVPDPALPNDKLAAILTALGTEEQGGRFSEQPLPVRSDGTGVMDLDKASAVVKNLLDGASKAKDNGGLTRVSVADGTGRMDTVSSRAMAESKLVGGGYTPVDQGVTAQTPSTYVMVPSQGATSLGDQVALALGLPDSAVRVTPFDTTLTDARVVLGADWTQLGQVPADQPTTPDSPADSGAGTASAPGDTSATGGGPTDGTKGSTGPATHRPTSTGSSAG
- the rsfS gene encoding ribosome silencing factor: MTATDRARELAIAAAQAASDKVADDIVAYDVSDVFVITDAFVLASANSDRQVRAIVDGIEERLLEIGAKPARREGEQEGRWVLLDYIDIVVHVQHAEERTYYSLERLWKDCPLIELPESVTNGRSERPAGAAAAVAGQAEDVAPEDDGAEEFDEEFDADDLAGGPGA
- a CDS encoding histidine phosphatase family protein codes for the protein MDRAAHKPGSRQIVLWRHGRTAWNLEGRFQGQTDIPLDEVGLAQAERAARVLAGLGPSAIVASDLIRAARTAETLARLTDLPVSLDEGLRETYAGRWQGLNDDEIIARFPEEFASFRRGEPIRRGGGELEVEVADRVVPAILRGLEKVPPGGTLVVATHGGAARVALGRMLGLSSEMWSALGGLSNCCWSILGEARRGWRLLEHNAGTLLEPVIGDDE
- a CDS encoding GNAT family N-acetyltransferase, whose amino-acid sequence is MPAPELRPATTADLDAVLAFWQLAAEDAHRPADSVRALEALVVRDPEALILAVDPATADLLGTVIAGWDGWRCHFYRLAVHPGHRRAGIGRLLVAAAEARFRALGGTRADAMVLDENDLAHHAWRSGGYAPQPEWSRWVKPL
- the nadD gene encoding nicotinate-nucleotide adenylyltransferase; the protein is MTSHPTPEPQAAGATRRRRTRLGVMGGTFDPVHHGHLVAASEVASLFGLDEVVFVPTGEPWQKSERRVSAAEDRYLMTVIATASNPRFSVSRVDIDRGGPTYTIDTLRELSAERGPDTDLFFITGADVLEQIFSWHNAKELFDLAHFIGVTRPGHQLADPGLPPGKASLVEVPAMAISSTGCRERVRHGEPVWYLVPDGIVQYINKRGLYRDTPGTGTA
- a CDS encoding M48 family metallopeptidase, coding for MPDREGSENTPERNRQRFPGISSRAYEHPSDRTALVALRKIEGFDMLLRKLSGFIDERKIRLSLLADGVKVGDLQFPRLQTMLEDAVDVLDIGFMPEMYVVQNPVPNAFTIGMDRPTIVLTTGLYELMDEEEMRFVVGHEAGHVLSGHAVYRTMLFWLTNFATKLAWMPIGKWGIDMFINALLEWFRKAELSCDRAGLLVEQDLDAAMRSLMKLAGGSHLAEMNPIAFLEQAREHEGGGGMRESILKLMSLRERTHPYTSIRALELTRWVEAGDYQRVMGGTYPRREDDPQASVREEAKAAASQYKENFEKTTDPLLTKVRGFADEVAGVGSRIGETMYRKWGPNRGSDGAPEDDTED